Proteins from a genomic interval of Candidatus Poribacteria bacterium:
- a CDS encoding phytanoyl-CoA dioxygenase family protein, giving the protein MIDQTYDCEPTLTDQEVIEFCQKGFIILEGVVSDEINHRVSDFMDEHTHLEPVEILAEDWFVEGVLKNPQAAGAVRSLLGKDFKLPMIMSNHRVECPRTLNCGWHRDGGAIDATRLEFLQVFYYPQDTPKEMGPTELVPSSHLVRAKRRFMSHYGNIRKGVKTAAPAGSIFITHYSIWHRATSSTGSGIRNLLKYNYWRTVPPQRDWVVDPSTDFMQMKFMPDVSVLEKWYDSIHVARLFQWLCGLGDDFEFKGGQSWPITAGGGYNTTEGLPPKLA; this is encoded by the coding sequence ATGATCGATCAAACATACGATTGCGAACCGACGCTAACAGATCAAGAGGTAATCGAATTTTGTCAGAAGGGATTTATCATCCTCGAAGGCGTGGTATCAGATGAAATTAATCACCGCGTCTCAGACTTTATGGATGAACACACTCACCTAGAACCGGTCGAAATCCTCGCTGAAGACTGGTTCGTCGAAGGCGTCCTTAAAAATCCGCAGGCGGCGGGTGCGGTGCGGTCGCTGCTGGGAAAGGACTTCAAGCTGCCGATGATCATGAGCAACCACCGTGTCGAGTGTCCTAGGACTTTGAACTGTGGTTGGCATAGGGACGGCGGCGCTATCGACGCAACACGCCTCGAATTTTTACAGGTGTTTTACTACCCCCAAGACACACCGAAAGAGATGGGACCGACCGAATTGGTGCCCAGTTCACACTTAGTCCGCGCCAAACGCCGCTTCATGAGTCACTACGGCAACATCCGAAAGGGTGTAAAAACGGCGGCACCGGCGGGCTCAATTTTTATCACGCACTACAGTATTTGGCACCGCGCCACCTCCTCCACCGGCAGCGGTATCCGCAACTTGCTTAAATACAACTATTGGCGGACGGTCCCGCCGCAACGCGATTGGGTGGTCGATCCTTCTACTGACTTTATGCAGATGAAGTTTATGCCAGACGTTTCGGTGCTTGAAAAGTGGTACGACTCCATCCATGTTGCCCGGTTGTTTCAGTGGTTGTGCGGCCTTGGCGATGATTTCGAGTTCAAGGGAGGTCAATCCTGGCCCATCACCGCTGGGGGCGGCTATAATACGACTGAGGGTCTACCACCCAAACTGGCTTAA
- a CDS encoding FAD-binding oxidoreductase: MATSERDYSDAKKLRIVVVGAGIVGASIAYHLSRRKDIAVTVLERDESCAGASGHSFAWLNSFGKDPVSYHHFNRRSMDIWDRFARRLGGDLDLHWGGELRWESMPERVEVLRQRVKQLQAWGYPIRIISSDELRELEPGLSPGPVEIASFSEIDGRVDPFKVIEACLQRACEAGASVHTHTPVTELCLDQRGKIKAVNTPSEEISCDVVVLASGTDTTELAATASVHIPQQHSPGVVVRTDPQPPILQNVSVLHLPPIDENRHEIHLRQSADGTLAIGQGSQESVDQDDSQEHADDLLGRAVHYLPTLVGARTIPIPVGYRPMPIDELPVIGFCDAAPNLYIALMHSGVTLAPLVGELATVEIVDGAHVEMLAPYRPERFRSANRTNLH; the protein is encoded by the coding sequence ATGGCAACAAGCGAGCGAGATTATTCTGACGCGAAAAAGTTAAGGATTGTTGTGGTAGGCGCGGGGATTGTTGGGGCATCAATAGCCTATCACCTGTCGCGTCGCAAAGATATTGCCGTGACCGTCCTTGAGCGGGATGAATCGTGCGCGGGAGCGTCGGGACACTCCTTTGCGTGGCTAAATTCCTTCGGCAAAGATCCTGTGAGCTATCACCATTTCAACCGTCGATCAATGGATATCTGGGATCGATTTGCTCGCAGGTTAGGAGGGGATCTCGACCTGCATTGGGGCGGTGAACTTCGGTGGGAAAGTATGCCGGAGCGGGTTGAGGTGTTGCGGCAACGTGTCAAGCAACTACAGGCATGGGGATATCCTATCCGCATCATTTCGAGTGACGAACTCCGCGAACTTGAGCCCGGTCTTTCTCCCGGCCCTGTGGAGATAGCCTCTTTTTCGGAGATTGACGGGCGGGTGGACCCATTCAAAGTGATTGAAGCTTGTCTACAACGTGCGTGTGAGGCGGGAGCCTCGGTGCATACCCACACCCCGGTCACGGAACTATGCCTCGACCAGCGGGGAAAGATAAAGGCGGTCAATACCCCCAGCGAAGAGATCAGTTGTGACGTAGTGGTATTGGCAAGCGGAACTGATACAACAGAACTCGCCGCTACGGCTAGCGTTCACATTCCCCAACAGCACAGTCCCGGCGTCGTGGTTCGTACCGATCCACAGCCACCGATACTACAGAACGTTTCAGTGCTTCACCTACCACCCATCGACGAAAATCGACATGAAATTCACCTGCGACAATCCGCCGATGGGACACTTGCTATCGGTCAAGGCTCACAGGAGAGTGTAGACCAAGACGACTCCCAAGAACATGCGGACGACCTGTTGGGTCGCGCTGTCCACTACCTACCAACCCTTGTCGGTGCACGAACGATTCCAATACCGGTGGGCTACCGCCCAATGCCGATCGATGAGTTACCGGTCATAGGATTTTGTGATGCGGCACCCAATCTGTATATCGCTTTGATGCACAGCGGGGTCACGTTGGCACCTTTAGTGGGAGAATTGGCAACGGTAGAAATCGTTGATGGTGCCCATGTTGAAATGCTTGCTCCATATCGTCCGGAGCGGTTCAGGTCCGCTAATCGCACAAATCTACACTAA